A DNA window from Portunus trituberculatus isolate SZX2019 chromosome 47, ASM1759143v1, whole genome shotgun sequence contains the following coding sequences:
- the LOC123497996 gene encoding mannose-1-phosphate guanyltransferase beta-like isoform X1 — protein sequence MLDLTLGRMKALILVGGYGTRLRPLTLSRPKPLVEFANKPIVLHQIEALVAAGVTHVVLAVSYRAEQMEQEIAKEAQKLGIEITFSLEEEPLGTAGPIKLAQNILACNDEPFFVLNSDVICDFPFNQMVKFHKKHGREGTIMVTKVEEPSKYGVVIYDETGKIDSFVEKPQEFVSNKINAGMYIFNPSILQRIECRPMSIEKEVFPFMARDGQLYAQELSGFWMDIGQPKDFLTGMCLYLNSCKINNSAKLYKGPGVVGNVLVDSSAKIGKNCRIGPNVTIGPDVVVEDGACIKRCTILREATIRSHTWLENCIIGWKCIVGQWVRMENVSVLGEDVIVKDELYINGGMVLPHKSIAASVLEPKIIM from the exons ATGCTAG aCTTGACATTGGGCAGGATGAAGGCGCTGATCCTGGTTGGTGGGTATGGGACGCGCCTACGGCCACTCACACTCAGCCGACCCAAACCACTGGTGGAGTTTGCCAACAAGCCAATTGTGCTGCACCAGATTGAGGCGCTGGTGGCAGCAGGCGTGACTCATGTGGTGCTGGCCGTGTCCTACCGGGCCGAGCAGATGGAGCAGGAGATAGCCAAGGAGGCTCAgaag CTTGGTATTGAGATCACTTTTTCCTTGGAGGAGGAGCCACTAGGCACTGCAGGACCCATTAAGTTAGCCCAGAATATTCTTGCCTGCAATGATGAACCATTCTTTGTGCTGAACTCGGATGTGATCTGTGACTTCCCCTTCAATCAGATGGTCAAGTTTCACAAGAAACACGGCCGGGAAGGAACTATAATG GTGACCAAGGTGGAGGAGCCATCCAAGTATGGTGTGGTGATATATGATGAGACGGGGAAGATTGACAGCTTTGTGGAAAAGCCACAGGAGTTTGTGTCTAACAAGATCAATGCAGGAATGTACATTTTCAACCCATCCATCCTACAAAGGATAGAG TGTCGGCCAATGAGCATTGAGAAGGAGGTGTTCCCCTTCATGGCCAGGGATGGGCAGCTGTATGCACAGGAACTTTCTGGCTTCTGGATGGACATTGGGCAACCTAAGGACTTCCTCACTGGCATGTGCCTCTACCTCAACTCTTGCAAGATTAACAACAGTGCCAAGCTATACAAGGGACCAG GTGTTGTTGGCAATGTGCTGGTGGACTCTTCAGCAAAGATTGGAAAGAACTGTCGAATTGGTCCCAATGTGACGATTGGACcagatgtggtggtggaagacGGGGCATGCATCAAGAGGTGTACCATCCTGCGTGAAGCCACCATCCGCTCACACACCTGGCTGGAGAACTGCATCATTGGCTGGAAGTGCATTGTGGGACAGTGG GTAAGAATGGAGAATGTGTCTGTGCTGGGTGAGGACGTCATAGTGAAGGATGAACTGTACATCAACGGAGGGATGGTGTTACCCCACAAGAGTATTGCAGCATCTGTGTTGGAGCCCAAAATCATCATGTGA
- the LOC123497996 gene encoding mannose-1-phosphate guanyltransferase beta-like isoform X3: MKALILVGGYGTRLRPLTLSRPKPLVEFANKPIVLHQIEALVAAGVTHVVLAVSYRAEQMEQEIAKEAQKLGIEITFSLEEEPLGTAGPIKLAQNILACNDEPFFVLNSDVICDFPFNQMVKFHKKHGREGTIMVTKVEEPSKYGVVIYDETGKIDSFVEKPQEFVSNKINAGMYIFNPSILQRIECRPMSIEKEVFPFMARDGQLYAQELSGFWMDIGQPKDFLTGMCLYLNSCKINNSAKLYKGPGVVGNVLVDSSAKIGKNCRIGPNVTIGPDVVVEDGACIKRCTILREATIRSHTWLENCIIGWKCIVGQWVRMENVSVLGEDVIVKDELYINGGMVLPHKSIAASVLEPKIIM; encoded by the exons ATGAAGGCGCTGATCCTGGTTGGTGGGTATGGGACGCGCCTACGGCCACTCACACTCAGCCGACCCAAACCACTGGTGGAGTTTGCCAACAAGCCAATTGTGCTGCACCAGATTGAGGCGCTGGTGGCAGCAGGCGTGACTCATGTGGTGCTGGCCGTGTCCTACCGGGCCGAGCAGATGGAGCAGGAGATAGCCAAGGAGGCTCAgaag CTTGGTATTGAGATCACTTTTTCCTTGGAGGAGGAGCCACTAGGCACTGCAGGACCCATTAAGTTAGCCCAGAATATTCTTGCCTGCAATGATGAACCATTCTTTGTGCTGAACTCGGATGTGATCTGTGACTTCCCCTTCAATCAGATGGTCAAGTTTCACAAGAAACACGGCCGGGAAGGAACTATAATG GTGACCAAGGTGGAGGAGCCATCCAAGTATGGTGTGGTGATATATGATGAGACGGGGAAGATTGACAGCTTTGTGGAAAAGCCACAGGAGTTTGTGTCTAACAAGATCAATGCAGGAATGTACATTTTCAACCCATCCATCCTACAAAGGATAGAG TGTCGGCCAATGAGCATTGAGAAGGAGGTGTTCCCCTTCATGGCCAGGGATGGGCAGCTGTATGCACAGGAACTTTCTGGCTTCTGGATGGACATTGGGCAACCTAAGGACTTCCTCACTGGCATGTGCCTCTACCTCAACTCTTGCAAGATTAACAACAGTGCCAAGCTATACAAGGGACCAG GTGTTGTTGGCAATGTGCTGGTGGACTCTTCAGCAAAGATTGGAAAGAACTGTCGAATTGGTCCCAATGTGACGATTGGACcagatgtggtggtggaagacGGGGCATGCATCAAGAGGTGTACCATCCTGCGTGAAGCCACCATCCGCTCACACACCTGGCTGGAGAACTGCATCATTGGCTGGAAGTGCATTGTGGGACAGTGG GTAAGAATGGAGAATGTGTCTGTGCTGGGTGAGGACGTCATAGTGAAGGATGAACTGTACATCAACGGAGGGATGGTGTTACCCCACAAGAGTATTGCAGCATCTGTGTTGGAGCCCAAAATCATCATGTGA
- the LOC123497996 gene encoding mannose-1-phosphate guanyltransferase beta-like isoform X2: MPSLDMGLGGKDLTLGRMKALILVGGYGTRLRPLTLSRPKPLVEFANKPIVLHQIEALVAAGVTHVVLAVSYRAEQMEQEIAKEAQKLGIEITFSLEEEPLGTAGPIKLAQNILACNDEPFFVLNSDVICDFPFNQMVKFHKKHGREGTIMVTKVEEPSKYGVVIYDETGKIDSFVEKPQEFVSNKINAGMYIFNPSILQRIECRPMSIEKEVFPFMARDGQLYAQELSGFWMDIGQPKDFLTGMCLYLNSCKINNSAKLYKGPGVVGNVLVDSSAKIGKNCRIGPNVTIGPDVVVEDGACIKRCTILREATIRSHTWLENCIIGWKCIVGQWVRMENVSVLGEDVIVKDELYINGGMVLPHKSIAASVLEPKIIM, translated from the exons ATGCCCTCTCTCGACATGGGTTTGGGCGGGAAAG aCTTGACATTGGGCAGGATGAAGGCGCTGATCCTGGTTGGTGGGTATGGGACGCGCCTACGGCCACTCACACTCAGCCGACCCAAACCACTGGTGGAGTTTGCCAACAAGCCAATTGTGCTGCACCAGATTGAGGCGCTGGTGGCAGCAGGCGTGACTCATGTGGTGCTGGCCGTGTCCTACCGGGCCGAGCAGATGGAGCAGGAGATAGCCAAGGAGGCTCAgaag CTTGGTATTGAGATCACTTTTTCCTTGGAGGAGGAGCCACTAGGCACTGCAGGACCCATTAAGTTAGCCCAGAATATTCTTGCCTGCAATGATGAACCATTCTTTGTGCTGAACTCGGATGTGATCTGTGACTTCCCCTTCAATCAGATGGTCAAGTTTCACAAGAAACACGGCCGGGAAGGAACTATAATG GTGACCAAGGTGGAGGAGCCATCCAAGTATGGTGTGGTGATATATGATGAGACGGGGAAGATTGACAGCTTTGTGGAAAAGCCACAGGAGTTTGTGTCTAACAAGATCAATGCAGGAATGTACATTTTCAACCCATCCATCCTACAAAGGATAGAG TGTCGGCCAATGAGCATTGAGAAGGAGGTGTTCCCCTTCATGGCCAGGGATGGGCAGCTGTATGCACAGGAACTTTCTGGCTTCTGGATGGACATTGGGCAACCTAAGGACTTCCTCACTGGCATGTGCCTCTACCTCAACTCTTGCAAGATTAACAACAGTGCCAAGCTATACAAGGGACCAG GTGTTGTTGGCAATGTGCTGGTGGACTCTTCAGCAAAGATTGGAAAGAACTGTCGAATTGGTCCCAATGTGACGATTGGACcagatgtggtggtggaagacGGGGCATGCATCAAGAGGTGTACCATCCTGCGTGAAGCCACCATCCGCTCACACACCTGGCTGGAGAACTGCATCATTGGCTGGAAGTGCATTGTGGGACAGTGG GTAAGAATGGAGAATGTGTCTGTGCTGGGTGAGGACGTCATAGTGAAGGATGAACTGTACATCAACGGAGGGATGGTGTTACCCCACAAGAGTATTGCAGCATCTGTGTTGGAGCCCAAAATCATCATGTGA